The Halichoerus grypus chromosome 14, mHalGry1.hap1.1, whole genome shotgun sequence genome contains a region encoding:
- the LOC118523576 gene encoding endoplasmic reticulum mannosyl-oligosaccharide 1,2-alpha-mannosidase-like, with translation MYPTPPPAPHRDFISVTLSLGRSYDGSKSWRRRSCWRKWKQLSRLQRNVILFLLTFLMLCGLVSYIGVADQWRAVNGRSAEERKVRPADPPVLPAPQKADANPENFPGVLPQKPKRHFRRRPPNLQIRAPGKDSEDRRQDDTQRRDEAVGDARQEENTQRTVVSWRGAVIEPQPGTELPSRKAEAPPKPSSQAPRIQNQAASPNERQRAVIDAFRHAWAGYRKFAWGHDELKPVSRSFSEWFGLGLTLIDALDTMWILGLRKEFEEARKWVSKKLRFQKDVDVNLFESTIRILGGLLSAYHLSGDDLFLKKAEDFGNRLMPAFQTPSKIPYSDVNIGTGAAHPPRWTSDSTVAEVTSIQLEFRELSRLTGSKKFQEAAEEVTRRVHSLSGKKDGLVPMFINTHSGLFTHMGVFTLGARADSYYEYLLKQWIQGGKKETQLVEDYLEAVEGIKRHLLRRSEPRKLTFVGELAHGRFSAKMDHLVCFLPGTLALGAHHGLPADHMELARALMDTCYQMNRQMETGLSPEIVHFNLYPQGDQKDVQVKPADRHNLLRPETVESLFYLYRLTGDPKYQDWGWQILRSFNTYTRVPSGGYSSISNVQDPLNPQPRDKMESFFLGETLKYLYLLFSDDPDLLSLDAYVFNTEAHPLPIWGPPRGA, from the exons ATGTATCCGACGCCGCCGCCGGCGCCGCATCGGGACTTCATCTCGGTGACGCTGAGCCTCGGCCGGAGCTACGACGGCAGCAAAAGCTGGCGGCGGCGCTCGTGCTGGAGG aaatGGAAGCAGCTGTCGAGATTACAGCGGAACGTGATCCTCTTCTTGCTCACGTTCCTGATGCTCTGTGGACTCGTGTCCTACATCGGCGTGGCTGACCAGTGGAGAG CTGTGAACGGCCGGTCAGCAGAAGAGCGGAAGGTGCGACCTGCGGATCCGCCCGTGTTGCCAGCTCCTCAGAAAGCAGATGCTAATCCAGAAAACTTCCCAGGGGTTTTACCTCAG AAGCCTAAAAGGCATTTCCGACGGCGACCACCCAACCTGCAGATTCGAGCCCCCGGTAAAGACTCCGAGGACCGGAGGCAGGACGACACCCAGCGGAGGGACGAGGCGGTGGGCGACGCTCGTCAGGAAGAAAACACACAGAGAACAGTGGTGAG CTGGAGGGGAGCGGTGATTGAGCCGCAGCCCGGCACCGAACTTCCTTCGAGAAAGGCAGAGGCCCCCCCCAAGCCTTCCTCGCAGGCCCCCAGGATTCAGAACCAAGCAG CTTCCCCGAACGAGCGTCAGAGGGCCGTGATCGATGCCTTCCGCCACGCGTGGGCCGGATACCGCAAGTTCGCCTGGGGCCACGACGAGCTGAAACCCGTGTCCAGGTCCTTCAGCGAGTGGTTTGGCCTGGGCCTGACGCTGATTGACGCCCTGGACACCATGTGGATTTTAGGTCTGAGAAAAG AGTTTGAAGAGGCCAGGAAGTGGGTGTCTAAGAAGCTGCGTTTTCAGAAAGACGTGGACGTCAACCTGTTTGAGAGCACGATCCGCATCCTGGGCGGGCTTCTGAGCGCCTACCACCTGTCTGGGGACGACCTCTTCCTGAAGAAGGCC GAGGATTTTGGGAATCGGCTCATGCCTGCGTTCCAGACGCCCTCCAAGATCCCCTACTCCGATGTGAACATCGGCACCGGGGCCGCCCACCCGCCCCGCTGGACCTCGGACAGCACGGTGGCCGAGGTCACGAGCATTCAGCTGGAGTTCCGGGAGCTCTCGCGCCTCACAGGCAGTAAGAAGTTTCAG GAGGCTGCGGAGGAGGTGACGAGGCGCGTCCACTCGCTGTCGGGGAAGAAGGACGGGCTGGTGCCCATGTTCATCAACACGCACAGCGGCCTCTTCACGCACATGGGCGTGTTCACGTTGGGCGCCAGGGCCGACAGCTACTACGAGTACCTGCTGAAGCAGTGGATCCAGGGCGGAAAGAAGGAGACCCA GTTAGTGGAAGACTACCTCGAAGCCGTCGAGGGAATCAAGAGGCACCTGCTGCGCAGGTCTGAGCCCAGGAAGCTCACCTTCGTGGGGGAGCTCGCCCACGGCCGCTTCAGCGCCAAGATG GACCACCTGGTATGCTTCCTGCCAGGGACGCTGGCTCTGGGCGCCCACCACGGCCTGCCCGCTGACCACATGGAGCTGGCCCGGGCGCTCATGGACACCTGCTACCAGATGAACCGCCAGATGGAGACGGGGCTGAGCCCCGAAATTGTGCACTTCAACCTCTACCCCCAGGGCGACCAGAAGGACGTGCAGGTCAAG CCGGCCGACAGGCACAACCTGCTGCGGCCCGAGACGGTGGAGAGCCTGTTCTACCTGTACCGCCTCACGGGGGACCCCAAGTACCAGGACTGGGGCTGGCAGATCCTGCGGAGCTTCAACACGTACACGCGG GTCCCCTCGGGCGGCTACTCCTCCATCAGCAACGTCCAGGATCCCCTTAATCCCCAGCCCAGGGATAAGATGGAGAGCTTCTTCCTGGGGGAGACGCTCAAGTACCTATATCTGCTCTTCTCCGACGACCCGGACCTGCTCAGCCTGGACGCCTACGTGTTCAACACCGAGGCTCACCCCCTGCCCATCTGGGGCCCGCCTAGGGGGGCCTGA